A stretch of the Malus sylvestris chromosome 10, drMalSylv7.2, whole genome shotgun sequence genome encodes the following:
- the LOC126586664 gene encoding acetolactate synthase 1, chloroplastic-like, which produces MSKMAAISPSPSSSFSKPSPPPLPSSQNTISGFTLPFSPIPHRSTPFRPLRISNSLKPKPTPKPTAAAATTATTPSDPQTFTSRYAPDEPRKGADVLVEALERQGVTDVFAYPGGASMEIHQALTRSSVIRNVLPRHEQGGIFAAEGYARASGLPGVCIATSGPGATNLVSGLADALLDSVPLVAITGQVPRRMIGTDAFQETPIVEVTRSITKHNYLVLDVEEIPRIVSEAFFLASSGRPGPVLIDIPKDIQQQLVVPNWNQPMSLPGYMSRLPKSPSNSHLDQIVRLVSESKRPVLYVGGGCLNSSEELRRFVELTGIPVASTLMGLGAFPSSNELSLQMLGMHGTVCANYSVDKSDLLLAFGVRFDDRVTGKLEAFASRAKIVHIDIDSAEIGKNKQPHVSVCADVKLALAGMNRTLENKGSKLKLDFSAWREELNEQKVKYPLSFKTFGEAIPPQYAIQVLDELTDGSAIISTGVGQHQMWAAQFYKYKRPRQWLTSAGLGAMGFGLPAAIGAAVANPDAIVVDIDGDGSFMMNVQELATIRVENLPVKIMLLNNQHLGMVVQWEDRFYKANRAHTYLGNPSNESEIFPNMLKFAEACGIPAARVTKKENLKEAIQKMLDTPGPYLLDVIVPHQEHVLPMIPSGGAFKDVITEGDGRSSY; this is translated from the coding sequence ATGTCAAAAATGGCGGCCATCTCTCCATccccttcctcctccttctccaagCCCTCTCCTCCTCCTTTGCCTTCTTCCCAAAATACCATTTCCggatttactttacccttttcCCCCATTCCCCACAGATCCACTCCCTTCCGCCCTCTCCGCATCTCCAATTCCCTCAAACCCAAACCCACACCCAAGCCgaccgccgccgccgccactaCCGCCACTACCCCCTCCGATCCCCAAACTTTCACTTCCCGATATGCCCCTGACGAGCCCAGAAAAGGCGCTGATGTCCTCGTGGAGGCCCTCGAACGCCAAGGCGTCACCGATGTATTCGCCTATCCTGGAGGAGCTTCCATGGAGATCCACCAGGCCCTCACCCGCTCCTCCGTCATCCGCAACGTCCTCCCCCGCCACGAGCAAGGCGGCATCTTCGCTGCCGAGGGATATGCGCGCGCCTCCGGCCTCCCCGGCGTCTGCATCGCCACCTCCGGCCCCGGCGCCACCAACTTGGTCAGTGGCCTCGCCGACGCGCTCCTCGACAGCGTGCCGTTGGTGGCAATTACGGGACAGGTCCCCCGCCGCATGATCGGCACCGACGCATTTCAAGAGACTCCGATTGTAGAGGTAACGAGATCCATCACCAAGCACAATTATCTTGTTCTTGATGTAGAAGAAATCCCTAGGATTGTCAGCGAGGCATTTTTCTTGGCCAGCTCGGGTCGGCCCGGGCCGGTTTTGATAGACATCCCGAAAGATATACAGCAACAGCTTGTGGTTCCCAATTGGAACCAACCCATGAGTTTGCCTGGCTACATGTCTAGGTTGCCCAAGTCCCCCTCCAACTCCCACCTGGACCAGATTGTTAGGTTGGTCTCTGAGTCCAAGAGGCCCGTTTTGTATGTTGGCGGCGGCTGTTTGAACTCTAGCGAGGAGTTGAGGCGCTTCGTGGAGCTTACCGGGATCCCTGTTGCCAGTACTTTGATGGGTCTCGGTGCCTTTCCGAGCTCCAACGAATTGTCCCTCCAAATGCTTGGAATGCACGGCACTGTGTGCGCTAATTATTCTGTGGATAAGTCTGACTTGTTGCTTGCCTTTGGGGTGAGGTTCGATGATCGTGTCACGGGCAAGCTCGAAGCTTTTGCTAGCCGAGCAAAGATTGTCCACATTGACATTGACTCTGCAGAGATTGGAAAGAACAAGCAGCCTCATGTCTCGGTTTGTGCGGATGTGAAATTGGCACTGGCAGGGATGAACCGGACATTGGAAAACAAAGGAAGCAAGCTTAAACTTGATTTCTCGGCTTGGAGGGAGGAGTTGAATGAGCAGAAAGTGAAGTATCCGTTGAGTTTTAAGACTTTTGGGGAAGCCATTCCTCCACAGTATGCGATTCAGGTTCTCGACGAATTAACTGATGGGAGTGCAATTATAAGCACCGGTGTTGGGCAGCATCAAATGTGGGCGGCTCAGTTTTATAAATACAAGAGGCCTCGCCAGTGGTTGACATCCGCAGGATTAGGAGCCATGGGTTTTGGATTGCCTGCTGCTATTGGGGCCGCGGTTGCAAATCCAGATGCGATTGTTGTTGACATTGATGGCGATGGAAGTTTCATGATGAATGTCCAGGAATTGGCAACCATAAGAGTGGAGAATCTGCCAGTGAAGATAATGCTGTTGAATAATCAGCATTTGGGAATGGTGGTTCAGTGGGAGGATCGGTTCTACAAGGCAAACCGGGCTCACACTTACTTAGGGAACCCGTCAAATGAATCGGAGATATTCCCTAATATGCTGAAGTTTGCAGAGGCTTGCGGGATACCAGCTGCCCGGGTGACGAagaaggaaaatctgaaggaGGCAATTCAGAAAATGCTGGACACTCCTGGTCCGTACTTGTTGGATGTAATAGTACCCCATCAAGAGCATGTGTTGCCTATGATCCCCAGCGGCGGTGCCTTCAAAGATGTGATCACCGAAGGTGATGGAAGATCGTCTTATTGA
- the LOC126585245 gene encoding alcohol dehydrogenase-like, whose amino-acid sequence MYDTAGQVIHCRAAVAWEAGKPLVVEEVEVAPPQANEVRLKILFTSLCHTDVYFWEAKGQNPLFPRIYGHEAGGIVESVGEGVTDLKAGDHVLPVFMGECKDCAHCKSEESNMCDLLRINTDRGVMLGDGKSRFSIKGKPIYHFVGTSTFSEYTVVHVGCVAKINPSAPLDKVCLLSCGISTGLGATLNVAKPKRGSTVAVFGLGAVGLAAAEGARLSGASRIIGVDLNSSKFEEAKKFGVTEFVNPKEHKKPVQEVIAELTNGGVDRSIECTGSVEAMISAFECVHDGWGVAVLVGVPHKEAVFKTHPVNFLTERTLKGTFYGNYKPRTDIPSVVEKYMNKELELEKFITHEVPFSEINKAFEYMVKGEGLRCLIHMEE is encoded by the exons ATGTATGATACTGCTGGTCAGGTCATACACTGCAGAG CTGCTGTAGCTTGGGAAGCAGGGAAGCCACTGGTggttgaagaagttgaggtgGCACCACCACAAGCAAATGAAGTTCGCTTGAAGATCCTTTTTACCTCTTTGTGCCACACTGATGTCTACTTCTGGGAAGCCAAG GGACAAAACCCTTTATTTCCTAGAATTTATGGTCATGAGGCAGGAGG GATCGTGGAGAGTGTTGGTGAGGGCGTGACGGATCTGAAAGCTGGCGACCATGTCCTGCCGGTATTCATGGGGGAATGCAAGGACTGCGCTCACTGCAAATCAGAAGAGAGCAACATGTGTGACCTCCTCAGGATAAACACTGACAGGGGAGTGATGCTCGGGGATGGCAAATCAAGATTTTCAATCAAAGGCAAGCCTATCTACCACTTTGTTGGGACATCCACCTTCAGTGAGTACACTGTTGTTCATGTTGGCTGCGTTGCCAAGATCAATCCCTCGGCGCCTCTAGACAAAGTCTGTCTCCTCAGTTGTGGAATCTCCACAG GTCTCGGAGCTACTTTAAATGTTGCAAAACCGAAAAGGGGATCAACTGTGGCTGTTTTCGGATTGGGAGCTGTAGGCCTTGCA GCTGCCGAAGGAGCCAGGTTGTCTGGTGCTTCAAGAATTATCGGTGTTGATTTGAATTCAAGCAAATTTGAAGAAG CGAAAAAGTTTGGTGTGACGGAATTCGTGAACCCAAAAGAGCACAAAAAACCAGTTCAAGAGGTGATTGCTGAGCTGACGAATGGAGGAGTGGACAGAAGCATTGAATGTACAGGAAGTGTTGAAGCCATGATATCTGCATTTGAATGTGTCCATGAT GGTTGGGGTGTTGCCGTTCTTGTGGGAGTACCACACAAAGAAGCCGTCTTCAAGACGCATCCGGTTAACTTTCTGACCGAGAGGACTCTCAAGGGTACATTCTACGGAAACTACAAGCCTCGAACGGACATTCCCTCTGTTGTGGAGAAGTACATGAACAAG GAACTGGAGCTAGAAAAATTCATCACCCACGAAGTCCCGTTCTCAGAAATCAACAAGGCCTTTGAGTACATGGTTAAAGGGGAAGGTCTTCGTTGCCTAATCCACATGGAGGAATGA
- the LOC126585246 gene encoding alcohol dehydrogenase-like: protein MSNTAGQVIRCRAAVAWEAGKPLVIEEVEVAPPQANEVRIKILFTSLCHTDVYFWEAKGQNPLFPRIYGHEAGGIVESVGEGVTDLKAGDHVLPVFTGECKDCAHCKSEESNMCDLLRINTDRGVMLSDGKSRFSIKGKPIYHFVGTSTFSEYTVVHVGCLAKINPSAPLDKVCLLSCGISTGLGATLNVAKPKKGSTVAVFGLGAVGLAAAEGARLSGASRIIGVDLHSGRFEEAKKFGVTEFVNPREHKKPVQEVIAELTNGGVDRSIECTGSVEFMISAFECVHDGWGVAVLVGVPHKDAVFKTHPVNFLNERTLKGTFFGNYKTRTDIPSVVEKYMNKELELEKFITHKVPFSEINKAFEYMLKGEGLRCIIHMEE from the exons ATGTCTAATACTGCTGGTCAGGTCATACGCTGCAGAG CTGCTGTAGCTTGGGAAGCAGGGAAGCCACTGGTGATTGAAGAAGTTGAGGTGGCACCACCACAAGCAAATGAAGTTCGCATAAAGATCCTTTTTACCTCTTTGTGCCACACTGATGTCTACTTCTGGGAAGCCAAG GGACAAAACCCTTTATTTCCTAGAATTTATGGTCATGAGGCAGGAGG GATTGTGGAGAGTGTTGGTGAGGGCGTGACGGATCTGAAAGCCGGCGATCATGTCCTGCCGGTGTTCACAGGGGAATGCAAGGACTGCGCTCACTGCAAATCAGAAGAGAGCAACATGTGTGACCTCCTCAGGATAAACACTGACAGGGGAGTGATGCTCAGTGATGGAAAATCAAGATTTTCAATCAAAGGCAAGCCTATCTACCATTTTGTTGGGACTTCCACCTTCAGCGAGTACACTGTTGTTCACGTTGGCTGCCTTGCCAAGATCAATCCCTCGGCGCCTCTAGACAAAGTCTGTCTCCTCAGTTGTGGAATCTCCACAG GTCTCGGAGCTACTCTAAATGTTGCAAAACCGAAAAAGGGATCAACCGTGGCTGTTTTCGGATTGGGAGCTGTAGGCCTTGCA GCTGCTGAAGGAGCCAGGTTGTCTGGCGCTTCAAGAATTATCGGTGTTGATTTGCATTCGGGCAGATTTGAAGAAG CAAAAAAGTTTGGCGTGACAGAATTCGTGAACCCAAGAGAGCACAAAAAACCAGTTCAAGAGGTGATTGCTGAGTTGACGAATGGAGGAGTGGACAGAAGCATTGAATGTACAGGAAGCGTTGAATTCATGATATCTGCATTTGAATGTGTCCATGAT GGTTGGGGTGTTGCTGTTCTTGTGGGAGTACCACACAAAGATGCCGTCTTCAAGACGCATCCGGTTAACTTTCTGAATGAGAGGACTCTCAAGGGTACATTCTTCGGAAACTACAAGACTCGAACGGACATTCCCTCTGTCGTGGAGAAGTACATGAACAAG GAACTGGAGCTAGAGAAATTCATCACCCACAAAGTCCCGTTCTCAGAAATCAACAAGGCATTTGAGTACATGCTTAAAGGGGAAGGTCTTCGTTGCATAATCCACATGGAGGAATGA